From a single Thalassophryne amazonica chromosome 7, fThaAma1.1, whole genome shotgun sequence genomic region:
- the LOC117513755 gene encoding CDK5 regulatory subunit-associated protein 2-like yields the protein MFLFYLQELADLKRENFSLKLRIHELEKHQQQTSADSTEDVFQTGVDQELHTLLREKEMELVQIRDQHLSKVLEVQRLQLDLKKKEQQLTDLMEKNEQLEKELEDLQQQRRKDCEAVKEFTVQMRTLQDRTKDVEVN from the exons ATGTTTCTGTTTTATCTGCAGGAACTCGCAGATCTGAAGAGGGAAAATTTCTCTCTCAAGCTCCGAATTCATGAGCTGGAGAAACACCAGCAGCAGACGTCTGCAGACTCCACTGAGGACGTTTTCCAAACGGGG GTTGATCAGGAGCTCCATACCCTTTTGCGGGAAAAGGAAATGGAGCTGGTCCAGATTCGGGACCAACATCTGTCCAAGGTCCTGGAGGTCCAAAGGCTCCAGCTTGACCTTAAAAAAAAGGAGCAGCAACTGACTGACCTGATGGAGAAAAATGAGCAGCTGGAGAAGGAACTGGAGGACCTTCAACAGCAGAGAAGAAAAGACTGTGAAGCTGTAAAG GAGTTCACAGTTCAAATGAGGACGCTGCAGGACAGGACAAAGGATGTGGAGGTAAACTGA